A window of Actinomadura viridis genomic DNA:
ACCAGGGGAGTGCTCATCAGGAAGGATCTCCAGCATGGAATGGACTCTGGAAGTGGTGCCGGTCCCGGTCGCGGATGTGGAGCGTGCGAAGCGTTTCTACGGCGAGCAGGTCGGTTTCGCCGTCGACCACGACACCCGGGTCGACGAGAACGTGCGGATCGTCCAGCTCACCCCGCCGGGCTCGAACTGCTCGATCGTCATCGGCATGGCGGAGATGGAACCGGGATCGCTGAAAGGCCTCCAGCTGGTCGTCCCGGACATCGAGCGGGCCCGGGCCCAGCTGCTGGAACGCGGCGTGGAGGCCGGCAAGGTGCAGCACTACGAGGGCGCCGAACTGGTCGACGGCCCGGGTGGGGCCTGGAACAACTTCGTCCGTTTCAGCGACCCGGACGGCAACCAATGGGTGCTCCAGGAACGGCCCGCCGGCCGCTGACCGGCTGAAGTGAAGAAGATGCGATACCGGACAGAATCCAGCTTCTGTCCGGTATCGCATCTTTTCGCACGTCAAGACCACTTTGTCCGTTCGCATTTCGCGGTCCACCCGGCTCGAGCGGCGCCACGGGTGATCGACAGGACGGCCCCAGCAATCATTCGCAGGGCGTCGCGGAGCCATTCGGCACCACGCCGGAGGGGCCCATAAGGCGAACAGCCAGGACGGCCTGGAGTACCGGCAAACCGCCCAGCGGCCTGGCCATCACCAGTGAACGGAGCTGCGTTCGCCGGCGCCGGGCGAGCCGGACGCCGATCACGGCACCAGACGACACGGCGATGCGCCAGATCTTGCGGCGGAGGCACCTCGGGAGCCTCGGGCGGCATCATCCACCTGGCGCAGTCGAGTCCATGGCGTGGATCGGCAGTGAATCGCGGTGGACGGCTCCGTTCGGCCTGAGCACGCCAGCGTCCTGCCCGTACGGGGCGACGCCGTGAAGTCCGCTGCGGCACACCGGCCATCGCATTCGCTCGCCAGCGCGGGTGCGGACGCGATGAACGCGGCGCACCGTTCGGCGGTCACGCTTCACCGTTGTCCGCAGCCGCTCCAACCCTCTCGCCAGGCTCTTCATCGTTGGTCGATAATGAACATTATGTTAAGTAGAGCGGAGCGGGCCCCTCCCCGCGCCTGCCGGTGGCAGGCGCCGGACGCTCCGAACGCCGCCTGGCAGGTCGGTGCCCGGGCGGCCGGTGAGCGGGTAGATGTACATGACCGTCCGGCCCGCGCCGAGCGCGCCGAGGTGGATGGTCGCGCCGCCGGTGTCCTGGAGTTCCAGGTGCGACATCCGCGTGCCGGGCAGGTGAGCCGCCGCGCCGTCGTCCTCCGGTACGGGCAAGTCGGCGGGCAGGCTCGTGTGGTCGGCCATCAGGTCCTCCCCTTTGCCCGGCTTTGTCGGCCGGTGATGGTGATCTTGCTCTAAAGAAGCCCCATGTAATTACTTACGGTAGTGACCTTGGTCCTCTCCCCCATCGATGCGCTCACGTTGGTCTCCGGGCCGCCGGCTCGAGGGCCGCCGGATGAGGCGCGAAAACGGGTGGTGGACGGTCGTAGAGGATGAGCATGCTGTCGGTCATGGAGGGACTGGAGCCGGCCGGCACGTTGCACGGGCAGTTGCAGCGCGGGCGCGGGCTGGGGGCGCGGCGGGCGTTGTCCGAGCCCGGTGCCGGTGAGCTGGTCTACGACTGCATCCGCCGTGATCCTCGTACCGACCATCAGACCGAGGCGCGAGCGTGGTATCTGACCCGGCTGGCGGTCGACCTGGAGTTGCCGGTGGGGCCGATCGCGGAGCATCTGCTCGCCCCGGTGGACGCCGCCGAGGACGACGAGTGGCGCGTCGGCCTGGGGATCGACGTGCTGGTCGGCATGGTCGGGTACGGGCGCGGTGATGCGCTGGGGCCGCTGCGCCGGTACGTGGCCGAGGGGCGGTATTGGAGGTGGGCGCTCGAGGCGATGTGGGAGTCGGGCGGGCCGGATCTGTGCCGGGGCCTGGAGCAGGTGGTGCTGGCGCGTGCGGACGATGGCGAGCTGCGGGACGCGGTGGAGCCGGGTTGGGGTCCGTGGGCTGCCTGGAGTTCCACGCAGCCGAGAATCCGCGCCGCTCTGCGGTCTTGTGGTGAAGGCCGGGTCTCCCCCGCCGGATCGCCGCGGGTGGATGTCCGGGCCGTGACCGATGCGCGGCTGGTGGCCCTGGTGCGGAGGTCGTATGGGCCGGCGTTGGTGGAGTTGGGTCGCAGGGGTGACTCGTCGGTGTTCGATCTGGCCGAGGACCGCAGCGTCCGGACCGCTCATGGCAGCCTTCCGTGGTTGGCGCGGGCGCTGCGGGAGTTGGGAGCGGCGGCGGTGCCTCGGGCGAGGGTCTGGGTCGCCGGTGATGACCAGCTGCTGGCCGAGCACGGTGTCGAGGTGCTGGCCGAGCACGGTGACCGCGGTGATGTTCCGGTTCTGATGGAGGCCCTTACCGGTGCGGTGCGGGCTGGTGAGTGGTGCGGGACGGAGGCGCCTGCTCGGGGTCTGGGCCGGTTGGGGGTGGCCGAGGCCGCGCCGGTGCTGCGGGATCTGTGGGCCTCTGTCCCCCACTCCTATGCCCGGGCCGACATTCTCGTCGGGTTGCGTGGAGTCGTGCCACGGGAGGCCGGCGGGTACGTCGGCGAGGCTTTCGGGGACTGTGAGCCGAGGGTCCGGCTCCTGGCGTGTGGCACTGCCTCCGGTGCGGAGGCGGCGGCACGGCTCCGTGCCCGGCGTGATGATCCGTTGGAGGAGGACGAGGTGCGCGCGGCCGCGTCGGAGCGGCTGTCCACGGATCTTGGGGAGTAGGTCCTCGGCGTGTATGCCCCAGCGTTGTTTGCTGCGGTGTTCGCCTGGACGGCGGTCCGTGCGCGGGGACTTGTTGCGTGGATGCGGGCGTGGGTGCGGTTGCGGGTGGCGTGGGTGTAGGTGCTGTGGTCGGCGGGTGCCGGCCTCTCCCCCGCCGTGGCGTGGTCGTGTTGTGGCGTCGGTGGTGTCCTCGACCGTGATTTCGGGTGGATGCGGCAGTGTCTGGTGTACATCGCGGGATGTAGGGATCTTGGGGTGCTTACGCGAAAGGTGTAGTGCGGGTCCATGCTCGGGCCCGATTCGCCGGTGGGGGTGATGGCCCGAGGATCGGGTGGACCGATCGAGGGCTGAGGGTGAGTGATGGACGACCCGTTGATGCTGGCGCGGGTGCAGTTCGCGTTGACCGCCGGTACGCACTTCCTGTTCGTCGCGTTGACGTTGGGGCTGGCGACGCTGGTGGCGTTGACGCAGACGCGCGCGACGTTGAGCGGCAGTGCGGTGCATGCGCGGATGACGCGGTTCTGGGGCCAGCTGTATGTGATCAATTACGCGGTGGGGATCGTGACCGGGCTGGTGATGGAGTTCCAGTTCGGGATGAACTGGGGTGGCATGTCCACCCTGGTGGGTGAGGTGTTCGGGGCTCCGCTGGCGATGGAGACGGTGGTGGCCTTCTTCGTGGAGTCCACGTTCCTGGGCCTGTGGATCTTCGGGTGGGATCGGCTGAACCGGTGGGTGCATCTGGGGCTGATCTGGGTGGTGACGCTGACGGCGTACATGTCGGCGTATTTCATCCTGGTGGCGAACGGGTGGCTGCAGCGTCCGGTGGGTTACGAGATGCGTGACGGGGTGGCGCATCTGACCGATCTGGGGGCGTTGCTGAGCAATCCGACGGCGGTGCTGGCGTTCTTCCACGTGCTGTTCGGGGGTCTGCTGACGGCCGGGTTCTTCATGGCCGGGGTGAGCGCGTTCCATCTGTTCCGGCGTACCGAGGAGGTGGAGTTCTTCCGGCGGTCGATCCGGATCGGGCTGGCGACGGTGGTGGTGTCGATCTTCCCGGTGGTGGTCTTCGGCGGGGTGCAGTTCGCCTACATCCAGCCGACCAAGCAGCCGGGGTCGGAGCGGGCGCTGGCGGCGGAGGCCGAGTTCGTCGCGCGGTTCGGGCCGGGTGACTATCAGGCGCCGGGTCTGGCGGCGGCGGGCGAAGTGATCATGATGTTCTCGTGGGCGCTGATGTTCCTGCTGGCGGTGGTGGCGTTGCTGAAGCTGCCGTTCGGGCGGTGGCTGGTGCGGGGCCGGATCTTCCACATGGTGCTGATGGCGGCGGTTCCGCTGCCGTATCTGGCGATGCTGGGCGGCTGGGTGTTCCGCGAGGTGGGGCGGCAGCCGTGGGTGGTGTACGGGGTGCTGACGACGCGTGACGCGCTGTCGAAGGTGGATCCCGCGCTGATCACAGTGTCGTTCGTGGTGTTCACGGGGTTGTTCGCGGTGCTGGCGGTGGTGAACGGCTGGTTGCTGCTGCGGTTCGCGCGGCGGGGGCCGGCGGCGGTTCAGCTGGGCGCGGCCCCGTCCGATGCGGTCCCGGGGGCGGCTTCGTCCGCGCTGACCCCCACGTTCTGAGTTCGAGGGGAGCTTGGGGATGGAAATGCTGGCTGTGGCGATGATGGCGGTGTTCACCGCCGGTTACCTGGTGCTGGCCGGTGCCGATATCGGGGTGGGGATGCTGCTGCCTGTGCTGGGGCGGGGGCAGCGTGAGCGGCGGGTGGTGATCGCGTCGTTCGCGCCGTTCTTCCTGGCTCATGAGGTGTGGCTGGTGGCGCTGGCCGGGATCACCGCCGGGGCGTTCCCGGGGTTGGAGCACCGGTTGCTGGAGGGCCTGTTCCCGTTGTTCGCGGTGCTGCTGGTGGCGTGGGTGGTGCGGGACATGGGGTTGTGGCTGCGGGGGCGTTTGGAGGCGGCGGCGTGGCGTGGTGGTTGTGACGTGGCGGTGGTGGCGGGCAGCTGGGGGCTGGCGCTGGCGTGGGGGTCGTTGCTGGGCACGATCGTGGTGGCCGGTGGCGGTTCGGAGTCGGGGCTGAACGCGGGCAGTGTCCTGGGGTTGCCGCTGGCGGCGTTGTTCGCGGTGCACGGTGCCGGTTTCGCGCGGTTGCGGTCGGCGGGTGCGGTGCTGGAGCGGGCGCGGCGGGTGCCGGGGCGGTTCGAGGTGTCGGCGGTGGCGCTGGTGGCGGTGGCGCTGGTGGCCGGGTGGCGGTTGCCGTGGTCGCAGGTGGCTTCGTCGGGGACGGGGTTGGCGGCGACGGCGGTGATGACGGCGGTGCTGCTGCCGTTGCTGCTGGCCGCGCAGGCGCTGGTGTGGCGGACGTTCTGGGGGCGTGTGGATTCGCCCTCCTACTTGTGACCGGGGGCGGGGTGTGAAGGCGGTCGAGCGGCGTCTGCTGGGGCTTCTCCCCCGCCGTGTGGTGGTGGTGCTGGGCGCGGGTGCGGTGGCGCAGGGGGTGCTGCTGGTCGTTCAGGCCGAGTTGCTGGCGCGGG
This region includes:
- a CDS encoding VOC family protein, which encodes MEWTLEVVPVPVADVERAKRFYGEQVGFAVDHDTRVDENVRIVQLTPPGSNCSIVIGMAEMEPGSLKGLQLVVPDIERARAQLLERGVEAGKVQHYEGAELVDGPGGAWNNFVRFSDPDGNQWVLQERPAGR
- a CDS encoding cytochrome ubiquinol oxidase subunit I; this encodes MDDPLMLARVQFALTAGTHFLFVALTLGLATLVALTQTRATLSGSAVHARMTRFWGQLYVINYAVGIVTGLVMEFQFGMNWGGMSTLVGEVFGAPLAMETVVAFFVESTFLGLWIFGWDRLNRWVHLGLIWVVTLTAYMSAYFILVANGWLQRPVGYEMRDGVAHLTDLGALLSNPTAVLAFFHVLFGGLLTAGFFMAGVSAFHLFRRTEEVEFFRRSIRIGLATVVVSIFPVVVFGGVQFAYIQPTKQPGSERALAAEAEFVARFGPGDYQAPGLAAAGEVIMMFSWALMFLLAVVALLKLPFGRWLVRGRIFHMVLMAAVPLPYLAMLGGWVFREVGRQPWVVYGVLTTRDALSKVDPALITVSFVVFTGLFAVLAVVNGWLLLRFARRGPAAVQLGAAPSDAVPGAASSALTPTF
- a CDS encoding cytochrome d ubiquinol oxidase subunit II, yielding MEMLAVAMMAVFTAGYLVLAGADIGVGMLLPVLGRGQRERRVVIASFAPFFLAHEVWLVALAGITAGAFPGLEHRLLEGLFPLFAVLLVAWVVRDMGLWLRGRLEAAAWRGGCDVAVVAGSWGLALAWGSLLGTIVVAGGGSESGLNAGSVLGLPLAALFAVHGAGFARLRSAGAVLERARRVPGRFEVSAVALVAVALVAGWRLPWSQVASSGTGLAATAVMTAVLLPLLLAAQALVWRTFWGRVDSPSYL